CGGCAATCTCTTTGCCTTTTTGGCTCTTGGTATATTTATAAAAAATTTTCGGCGGAGAATTTTCTCAAAATAAAATTTCAACGCGCTATAGGCGGTATTTAAGGTCGAACTTGATTTTCTATTATCGGATAATTTTTCCAAATAAATTCTAATGTCCGCCGTGTTAATTGTTTTCGGATTTTTATTTGCGAATTTTAATATGTTCGTGATATAATACAGGTAGGATTTAATAGTTTTATCGCTGAACCTCCGCAATTTCATTTCCTGCTTTAATTGCAATATTGGATTCTTGCTCGGATATTGATAATTACTGTTCATAGTATTGTTATGATCGGAAGTTAATGCGATTATTTTATCTCGTTTGTCAAATCAAGTCAATAAGTTCGTATATAACTTGTTATACGCAATCGGCACGGGGCACTATAAAAGCAAAAATTATAAAAGGAATGATATTCTTATGAATAATATGGCTCAAAAATCAAAATATCAAATTTATCAAATAGCAAAATTTGTTATTCTTTCAGTTATAATAATTTATTTTTTGTATTTCAAGATGCATATCCCTGTAACCCTTGTTTTAATTCTCGAAATTTTACTTTTTATTAAACTTCTTCCGATTACAAAATTTGTTGAAGGAAAAATTATTAGATATTACCCAAAATATGACAACTTCAATATTTGGATAAAACGTTTAATCTTGTTAGTTTCCTGGATTTTGATTTTTATAATTCTAAAATTTATTATTGTTAATATCATAATGATTAAAATATTGAATATACCTGTTGAACAACAGATTTATGATTTCATTAACAAAACTGCTAAATAATTTTTGCAGATAAAAAAATGACGTGCCCCGTGCCGACTTCTCCGCTTCGCTCCGACCACGCCTTGCAGGCTCTCCTCCTTTCAGTCGTCGGGGCGTATAACAAGGATTATGAGGAAAATTCCTGCTGAATTTTCCCAAATTTGCTTCGCAAACTTCTCATAATCCTGATGTTATACGCAATTCAAAAAGCCTCTCTTTATTAATCAATTTAATAATTTTAGCAATTTATTTTTTTAACTAGACCAATATGAACGAGCTAAATCAAAAATTTACACCCTCCTTAGAAAAAATGGAAAAAGTAGAACCTCAAATCGAAACGGCAACAACCAAAAACATTAAGGATATTCAAAATTTGAATAGACTGTTGTTTGAAGAAGAGTTCGTTAAATACGACAAAACTATTAATTGTGATTGGCCATTATCTCAAGATGGGGAAGATTTTTACAAAGAAAGAGTTGAGAGCAAAAAAGGCTGCGCTTTTGTTTTAAAAATTAACGAGAAGATTGTTGGTTATCTTGCTGGAAGCTTGTCGGAAAATGAATTTTATAGAAATGTAGATAGTTTTGCTGAGTTAGATGATATGTATATCATAGAAGAACATAGAAGAGCTGGACATGGTAAAAAACTTTATGATGCTTTCATTGGTTGGTGTAAAGAAAACGCCGTCAAAAGAATTAAAGTACTTGTCACAGCTAGAAATACCCAAGCTATCAAATTTTATAAAACCCAAGGATTTAATGACTACAATGTCACCTTGGAATCTGATATTGACCAGTTAAATAAATTGTAAAAAATTATTATTAAACAAAAATAAACGCGATTTCGGTAAACTAAAAAACCGTCTTATAGCAAGGCGGTTTTTTAGCGTGGAGCCAAGGGGAATCGAACCCCTCATTTCCGAGTGTCAAGCACGGAAACCTCGCCATGAGGTGGCCCCTTAAACTCCACAGGAGCATAATATCATAAAAATAAACAAAAAGAAAACCCGAGAAGTAATTCTCGGATTTTCGGAGAACGATTGTTTCCGTGCTTGACAACTATAAGCATAACAAAGTAACAAATATTGTCAAGCCCAATTATCCACATCGCCTATTTACCCTTAACCACAACCACAAACTCGCCTTTTGTTTTGTCTTTTTCAATTTTCTCAATCACTTCTTTGACTTCGCCTTTGTAAATTGTTTCAAATTTCTTTGTTATTTCTCGGCAGACGACAATTTGCCTTTCGGGCTCTAAAACACTTTCTAATTCTCGCAGCGTTTTTAAAATTCTGTGGCAGGATTCGTAGAAGACAACTGTGTGCTTTGAATTGGCGACTTCTTCAAAAAACTTTTTTCTTTTCTTTTTCACGGGCGGGAAGCCGAGGAAAACAAACTTATCCGCTGAAAAGCCGGAAACGCTTAAAGCGGCGATTAGCGCCGATGGTCCGGGGATGGGAATAACCTCCAAATCGGGCATTTGCTCAAACAAAAATTCAATTAACTTCGCGCCCGGGTCGCTAATTGAAGGCGTCCCCGCGTCCGAAATTAAAGCCAGGTCATTCCCTTCTTTTAATCGCTCTAAAATATATTCGTTTTTCTTTAATTCGCTATGCTGGTGGTAACTAACCGTCGGCTTGGAAATTTCATAACGACTCAAAAGTTTTTGAGCGACCCTCGTGTCCTCGCAAAGAATAAGAGTGACTTTTTTTAGCGTCTCAATCGCCCGAAAAGAAATGTCTTTCAGATTACCAATAGGCGTCGCGACGATGTATAGTTTCATAAAACTAATTTCTTTTCTCCTGAAAATCCTTCACAAATTCAGCGATCGCCGCGGTGACGGGAACTGATAAAATAATACCCAAGACGCCCGCCAATTTGGCGCCGATTAACATTACAATAATAATCACAATCGGACTCAAGCCAACCGTTCTTTTCATAACCTGCGGAACAATGATGTAGTTTTCTATTTGATTGATAATAATAAAAAGAACGATAACCATAAGCGCTAAAATAGGCGATTGAATAAAGGCCAAAATAACCGCCGGTATCGCCGCTAAAATCGGTCCCATATACGGAATAATCTCAAACAAAGCGGCAATTAAAGCCAGAACCAAAGCGTATTTTACGCCCAAAACCGATAAACCTATATATGTCAAGACACCAACAATCAGCATTAGTAAAAGTTGTCCCCTCACCCAGCCGCCAATTTTAATCTGAACGCGATTAGCTAAATCCGAAAGATAATGCCGATGCTCAACAGGAGTTAGAGAAACCAAAAAATTTTTAACTCCCTTCTCTTGGGTGGCTAAATAAAAAGAAATAACCAAAACGACAATCGCTGAAAAGAACCCGCCAAAAATTCCTGTAATTGTGTTAAAAACACTTGAAGTGGCTTGAGTCAGCCGCTCGCTCGCGCTGCCCAAAAAAGATTGGAAATTTCCTTCAATTTGAAATCTGCCCCACCAATCCTGAACGCTCAAACCAACCCTCTCAACAATACTGGGAAAATTAATAGCCAATTGCTTAATTTGTTCCGCCAACGGAGGAAAAATTAAAGTAATAATTAGGGACAAGAAAGAAAGAAAAAGCAGATAAATAAAAACCACACCCAAGAGCCGGGGAATTTTATGCCGATGAAGCCAACTCACCGGGTCATTAACAGCCGCCGCGATAATCAAAGCGACAAAAATAATCGCCAAAATATCGCGAATCGTATACAAAAAAATCAACCCCAAGAGAATAATAACTGTCCTGAAAATCGTTGAAGTTGAAATATTAATTGTCCGAGAATCGTTAAGCATTTATATTTTTAATATTTTCTCAAACTTATCCTTATCCTTAAACGGTCCGATCATCGCCAGATTTAATTTCTCCGGCTTGAAAATATCTTGCGCGACTCTTTGAATGTCATCAACCGTCACTGCCTCCATTTTAGCGAACTTTTGGTCTAGAGTCAAAATTTTTCCAGTCAAAAGTTCCTGAAAAGCGGCAAAAGACGCCCGCTCATCAGACGACTCCATCCCAATTAAAGAAGAGCCCCGAATATAGTCCTTCGCTTTTCTTAACTCCGCTTGACTGATTTTTGTCGTAGCGATTTTTTTGTATTCATCCAAAATCGTTTTGATCGCCCTCTCCACTTTTTGATTATCAACCCCTGCGTGCGTGGACAAAAACCCTGTGTCAGTATCGCTATCA
This genomic stretch from Patescibacteria group bacterium harbors:
- a CDS encoding GNAT family N-acetyltransferase translates to MEKVEPQIETATTKNIKDIQNLNRLLFEEEFVKYDKTINCDWPLSQDGEDFYKERVESKKGCAFVLKINEKIVGYLAGSLSENEFYRNVDSFAELDDMYIIEEHRRAGHGKKLYDAFIGWCKENAVKRIKVLVTARNTQAIKFYKTQGFNDYNVTLESDIDQLNKL
- the rsmI gene encoding 16S rRNA (cytidine(1402)-2'-O)-methyltransferase, with amino-acid sequence MKLYIVATPIGNLKDISFRAIETLKKVTLILCEDTRVAQKLLSRYEISKPTVSYHQHSELKKNEYILERLKEGNDLALISDAGTPSISDPGAKLIEFLFEQMPDLEVIPIPGPSALIAALSVSGFSADKFVFLGFPPVKKKRKKFFEEVANSKHTVVFYESCHRILKTLRELESVLEPERQIVVCREITKKFETIYKGEVKEVIEKIEKDKTKGEFVVVVKGK
- a CDS encoding AI-2E family transporter, whose product is MLNDSRTINISTSTIFRTVIILLGLIFLYTIRDILAIIFVALIIAAAVNDPVSWLHRHKIPRLLGVVFIYLLFLSFLSLIITLIFPPLAEQIKQLAINFPSIVERVGLSVQDWWGRFQIEGNFQSFLGSASERLTQATSSVFNTITGIFGGFFSAIVVLVISFYLATQEKGVKNFLVSLTPVEHRHYLSDLANRVQIKIGGWVRGQLLLMLIVGVLTYIGLSVLGVKYALVLALIAALFEIIPYMGPILAAIPAVILAFIQSPILALMVIVLFIIINQIENYIIVPQVMKRTVGLSPIVIIIVMLIGAKLAGVLGIILSVPVTAAIAEFVKDFQEKRN